Sequence from the Mesotoga infera genome:
AGCTCGAGAATCTCCAGGACTCTTCTATCTGCTATGCTGAGCTCCTTTCTTGTGCCATTTTTATTCTCCTTGACAAGGCCCGTATCTACCAGTGCCTTGACGTGCCTCGAGAGAGTTGTCTTGTCTATAGAATAAAGGTCATCCAGCTCGCAAATACACATGGTACCCTTTGAAAGATGCTCAAGTATTTTCAGTCGCCAGCCACAGCCTAGTGCCTTGAAAAGCATTACCATCCTCTTGTTCATCGGACACCTCCATTGAAGATACACATATAGAATAACTTATGTTGCAATGTTGTGCAACAATGAAACTTAACTTTCTGAAAAAACTCCGAAAACAATCAACGAGTATCATATTCATATATTCGAATGTGAGAATATGGAGGCAGTATATTGGAACAGAGACTTGACGTTTTCAGCAAATACCTGACAGTGTGGGTAGGAGTCGCTATGTTTCTAGGGGCAATCCTTGGCAACATTCTTCCCGGTCTCTCAAATTCACTGGGGAATTGGCAAATCGCTAATGTGTCAATTCCTGTAGCAATAGTCCTGCTTTTCATGATGTATCCAATCATGCTAAAAATTGAGTTCAAAGAGATATTAAACGTAAATAAGAACTCCAGGCCTCTTCTGGTAACACTGGTTGTCAATTGGGCAATTAAGCCTTTTACCATGGCCTTCATCTCATGGCTCTTTATGAGGATTTTCTTCAATCCAATGATTCCTGACGGACTTGCTAACGAGTATGTTGCAGGGATGGTATTGCTGGGACTGGCTCCATGCACAGCAATGGTTCTAGTTTGGACATATCTTGCAAAGGGCAACATAAACTATGCTCTTGTACAGGTCGCAATTAACGATCTGGTTATTCTCTTTCTTTTCGCGCCAATGGGCAAACTTCTGA
This genomic interval carries:
- a CDS encoding ArsR family transcriptional regulator, whose translation is MNKRMVMLFKALGCGWRLKILEHLSKGTMCICELDDLYSIDKTTLSRHVKALVDTGLVKENKNGTRKELSIADRRVLEILELAKAITDVSLQELE